A DNA window from Bradyrhizobium barranii subsp. barranii contains the following coding sequences:
- a CDS encoding type IV secretory system conjugative DNA transfer family protein gives MSSKLPKYVPPSPFTPFLRRFTDERARDLAETIGLYNEVRNTYVGSLWANPQAIEHVNTLIAERVGEAVDLPNSSTLLNALDRCQQEILALETAIFAFPEIDLKTAVLSLKEHVDLRQYLRAKQHFLANDERVAELLMDTLAGVFEAIASALPNLQDTNDTAPPLTVPVVCLLRNPGDLIARLIATISQRETAEAGLFSALQDRLYRNVCLASGVSPNDEKPRKRLVEADNSDLPPMELAEAYLRETPFLDLFLCPIPFCIPAKARFEHQWIVAPPGAGKSTLLQYLILRDLELVAADQASIVVMESNRDLIKAIEGLRVFAPGERLDGKLVVIDAEDVEWPVALNLFDVGIGETHSYSPAEHEGFRNAVLALYDYIFSALLSAEMTSRQNTLFHFTIELLLTIPSATIDTLIDLMQPGGLAKFKEHLLVLDSDARRFFELKFNSKEFDRTKEQVVDRLFAVKRIRTLSRMFAAPRSKFDFFTEMSAGKVILINVPQSLLQEDGVEIVGRFFISMILLAAHKRQLLPKDQRLPCFVYIDECQDFIKRDPKIPVILDQARKLNVGVVLAHQRLQQMQPHVLDALYGATAIKFASKISDAAAHALARDMRTTPEFILNQPQYHFAAYVRGVTNAALSVGIPATDLNRAPRMTADEHNAVRKSIRERYAVKPVSTEVSRTDVRERQTSSEEPPNAGSAAVPERDGDDWRS, from the coding sequence TTGAGTTCTAAGCTTCCGAAATACGTGCCTCCGTCCCCGTTCACGCCGTTTCTTCGGCGTTTCACGGACGAACGGGCGCGTGATCTGGCTGAAACGATCGGCCTCTACAATGAAGTGCGCAATACGTATGTCGGTTCGCTCTGGGCCAATCCCCAGGCGATTGAGCATGTAAATACGTTGATCGCCGAACGGGTCGGCGAGGCTGTCGATCTGCCGAATTCATCTACGCTCTTGAACGCACTCGACCGCTGTCAGCAAGAGATTCTCGCTCTTGAGACCGCGATCTTTGCCTTCCCGGAAATCGACCTGAAGACTGCTGTTCTCTCCCTGAAGGAGCATGTTGATCTTCGCCAGTACCTGCGCGCCAAACAGCACTTCCTTGCCAACGACGAGCGCGTCGCCGAGCTCCTTATGGATACGCTCGCCGGCGTGTTTGAAGCGATTGCCTCGGCGCTACCAAACCTACAGGACACCAATGACACGGCACCGCCACTCACCGTCCCTGTTGTGTGTCTTCTCCGCAATCCGGGCGATCTCATCGCCCGCCTGATAGCTACGATCTCCCAGCGGGAGACCGCAGAAGCAGGTCTATTTTCAGCGCTCCAAGACCGCCTGTACAGAAATGTATGTCTCGCCTCGGGCGTTTCCCCGAACGATGAGAAGCCGCGTAAGCGGCTCGTCGAGGCAGACAACTCCGATCTTCCTCCCATGGAGCTCGCGGAAGCCTATTTGAGGGAAACGCCTTTTCTCGACCTCTTCCTCTGCCCAATACCCTTTTGCATTCCCGCAAAGGCTCGTTTCGAGCACCAATGGATTGTTGCGCCGCCAGGCGCCGGCAAGTCGACCCTTCTCCAATACCTAATCTTGCGCGACCTTGAGCTTGTAGCCGCAGATCAAGCGTCCATCGTCGTCATGGAAAGCAACCGCGATCTGATCAAGGCGATCGAAGGCCTCAGGGTATTTGCGCCCGGTGAACGCCTTGATGGCAAGCTCGTCGTCATCGATGCCGAAGATGTCGAATGGCCGGTCGCGCTCAATCTATTTGACGTCGGCATCGGGGAGACGCACTCCTACTCGCCGGCGGAGCACGAAGGCTTCCGAAACGCCGTGCTCGCGCTCTACGATTACATCTTCAGTGCCTTACTTTCGGCGGAGATGACCAGTCGCCAGAATACCTTATTTCACTTTACGATCGAACTTCTTCTCACGATCCCGTCAGCTACAATCGACACGCTCATTGATCTCATGCAGCCCGGAGGCCTTGCCAAATTCAAGGAGCATCTGCTCGTCCTTGATTCTGATGCGAGGCGCTTTTTCGAGCTGAAGTTCAACAGCAAGGAGTTCGACCGCACCAAGGAGCAGGTCGTTGACCGGCTATTCGCTGTTAAGCGCATCCGCACTCTGTCTCGGATGTTTGCGGCGCCGAGATCCAAGTTCGACTTTTTCACTGAAATGAGTGCGGGGAAGGTCATTCTCATCAATGTTCCGCAAAGCCTGCTTCAAGAAGACGGCGTGGAGATCGTGGGTCGTTTTTTCATTTCAATGATCTTGCTCGCTGCACATAAGCGTCAGCTTCTTCCAAAGGATCAGCGTCTCCCCTGTTTCGTCTACATCGACGAATGCCAGGATTTTATCAAGCGTGACCCAAAGATCCCGGTCATTCTTGACCAGGCGCGTAAGCTGAATGTGGGCGTGGTCCTTGCGCATCAGCGATTGCAGCAGATGCAACCGCACGTCCTCGATGCACTCTATGGTGCAACTGCAATAAAGTTCGCCTCAAAAATCAGCGACGCGGCGGCCCATGCGCTCGCGCGCGACATGCGAACCACCCCCGAATTCATCCTCAATCAGCCGCAGTACCATTTCGCCGCCTATGTCCGCGGGGTGACAAATGCCGCGCTGTCGGTCGGCATCCCGGCCACCGACCTAAATAGGGCGCCGCGGATGACAGCCGATGAGCACAATGCTGTTCGGAAGAGCATTCGAGAGCGCTACGCGGTCAAGCCAGTGTCTACGGAAGTTTCTCGGACGGATGTTAGGGAGCGGCAAACCTCATCAGAAGAGCCGCCCAATGCGGGATCGGCGGCTGTCCCTGAGCGGGACGGTGATGATTGGCGTTCATAG
- a CDS encoding zinc finger CCHC domain-containing protein yields MDLDSKIARVKELIAKREDLNAELGELLGGVVRERRVPKCSKCNEPGHRASACPSKTVDAAN; encoded by the coding sequence ATGGATTTGGACAGCAAGATCGCGCGCGTCAAAGAGCTGATCGCCAAGCGCGAGGACTTAAACGCCGAACTCGGCGAGCTTCTCGGCGGCGTGGTTCGCGAGCGCCGAGTTCCCAAATGCTCGAAATGCAACGAGCCTGGACACCGCGCGAGCGCATGTCCTTCAAAGACGGTCGACGCAGCGAACTAA
- a CDS encoding replication-relaxation family protein, with translation MDETLTPASKRRPRFRRSSEPVLFRITDGDALILQQLARYRFLRSTHIAALVGRSLDRANDRLCRLYHAGYVDRPRAQLDYYPTSGSTPMVYALGDLGIQFLAERGMEFANLEWSRKNREAGRPFIQHQLEVVDFHVALEQSTRRRNDVRLLHPEEIITSSPESTRKKRNPFALRGSISRDGSSLDIGVIPDLVFGLMFPDGSRRCFMVEIDRGIMPITRADVTQSGFERKMRAYLAAYAEGRHMQQFGWKTFRVLVVTTDQQRLQSMLGALQRLKAEDPGPTLFFFALRDELRVEGPIEQVWRDGLEKNTRLTPGPRA, from the coding sequence ATGGACGAGACCTTAACCCCAGCTTCGAAACGTCGGCCCCGTTTCCGCCGCTCGTCAGAACCCGTTCTCTTTCGCATCACTGACGGTGACGCGCTTATCCTGCAGCAACTAGCTCGCTATCGCTTCTTGCGATCCACTCACATTGCAGCGCTGGTTGGGCGCTCACTGGATCGCGCTAACGATCGACTATGCCGCCTATATCATGCTGGATATGTGGATAGGCCGCGGGCGCAGCTCGACTACTACCCCACGTCCGGATCGACACCTATGGTCTACGCCCTTGGTGACCTCGGTATACAATTTCTTGCCGAGCGAGGAATGGAGTTCGCAAATCTCGAGTGGAGCCGGAAAAACCGGGAAGCGGGCCGGCCGTTCATTCAGCATCAGCTGGAGGTCGTCGACTTTCACGTCGCCCTGGAACAGTCCACGCGTCGTCGGAATGACGTAAGGCTGCTTCATCCCGAGGAGATTATCACGAGTTCACCTGAGAGCACCCGCAAGAAGCGAAATCCGTTCGCGCTGCGGGGCAGCATCTCGCGCGACGGGAGTTCGCTCGATATCGGCGTGATTCCCGACCTTGTGTTCGGCCTGATGTTTCCGGACGGGTCCCGCCGCTGCTTTATGGTAGAGATCGACCGTGGCATCATGCCCATCACGCGAGCAGATGTCACCCAATCCGGCTTTGAGCGAAAGATGCGCGCGTATCTCGCCGCTTATGCCGAGGGGCGACATATGCAGCAATTCGGTTGGAAGACATTCCGCGTACTCGTTGTGACAACCGATCAACAGCGCCTTCAATCCATGCTCGGAGCACTGCAACGGCTTAAGGCGGAAGATCCGGGCCCGACTTTGTTCTTCTTCGCGTTGCGGGACGAGCTGCGCGTCGAAGGTCCGATCGAACAGGTATGGCGCGATGGATTGGAGAAGAATACGAGATTGACACCAGGCCCACGCGCATGA
- a CDS encoding site-specific integrase: MVDIGRPWLRFLGWWREPTVVFRYHNQLDRYVTWMRDERGFSPSTVEQWSRMIGSLLRWCDQTNRQLRELQPEDIDAYFVAPSTGRWSRVSVAHTHRSAATTSIG, from the coding sequence GTGGTCGACATCGGACGACCTTGGCTTCGATTTCTCGGTTGGTGGCGTGAACCGACCGTTGTGTTCCGGTACCACAACCAACTCGACCGGTATGTGACATGGATGCGCGATGAGCGCGGATTCTCGCCATCGACGGTGGAGCAATGGAGCCGGATGATCGGCAGCTTGCTGCGCTGGTGCGACCAGACCAACCGGCAACTCAGGGAGCTTCAGCCCGAGGACATCGACGCCTATTTCGTCGCCCCGTCGACGGGACGATGGTCCCGCGTTTCGGTGGCCCACACGCACCGCAGCGCGGCGACAACCAGCATCGGTTGA
- a CDS encoding IS110 family RNA-guided transposase, whose amino-acid sequence MKDIRAVVGVDIAKHVFQLHEVSKETGEITSVRLKRKTFLAHFANRPTCLIGMEACGGAQHWARKLVALGHEVRLLPALQVKAFVSGNKNDMADARAIWMAVQQPGVRTAAIKTEAQQAVLAMHRIRQQLVKFRTAQINALRGLLTEYGEVMPLGRSGIARRLPGILANLADRLPAVLVDTLREQFARIGRLDEEVVEIERRLRDWYRQDDACRRLAEVPGVGLLTATAVVAAVGDAKTFKSGREFAAWLGLVPCQTGTGGRVKLLGISKRGDTYLRTLLIHGARSVLTHSKSPPEWIVKLVKRRPINVAIVAMANKTARTLWALLAHGQLYQREHNSSPA is encoded by the coding sequence ATGAAAGATATTCGAGCGGTCGTTGGCGTAGATATAGCCAAGCATGTTTTCCAGTTGCACGAGGTCAGCAAAGAGACTGGCGAAATCACCAGCGTCCGACTCAAGCGCAAGACATTTCTGGCACACTTCGCGAATCGTCCGACATGCCTAATCGGTATGGAGGCCTGTGGCGGCGCGCAGCATTGGGCACGAAAGTTGGTCGCATTGGGCCACGAGGTAAGACTACTGCCCGCTCTGCAGGTCAAGGCGTTTGTCTCCGGCAACAAAAATGACATGGCTGACGCTCGGGCAATTTGGATGGCGGTGCAGCAGCCAGGCGTCAGGACGGCAGCGATCAAGACAGAAGCACAACAGGCGGTGCTCGCGATGCACCGGATACGGCAGCAGCTAGTAAAGTTTCGCACCGCGCAGATCAACGCGCTGCGTGGCCTATTGACTGAGTACGGCGAGGTCATGCCGCTAGGACGCAGTGGCATTGCCAGGCGTCTACCGGGCATCCTCGCCAACTTGGCGGATCGATTACCCGCCGTATTGGTCGATACGCTGCGCGAACAATTCGCGCGGATCGGTCGGCTCGATGAAGAGGTTGTCGAGATCGAGCGCCGACTACGTGATTGGTACAGACAGGACGATGCCTGCCGGCGGCTGGCGGAGGTTCCGGGCGTCGGTCTGCTGACGGCCACGGCAGTGGTTGCGGCGGTCGGTGATGCCAAAACGTTCAAGTCTGGGCGCGAGTTTGCCGCATGGCTGGGGCTGGTGCCTTGTCAGACCGGCACGGGTGGGCGTGTGAAGTTGCTCGGCATCAGCAAGCGCGGCGACACTTACTTACGCACGCTGTTGATCCATGGCGCGCGGTCCGTGCTAACACACAGCAAATCACCTCCAGAGTGGATTGTGAAACTGGTCAAGCGCCGACCGATCAATGTGGCCATCGTGGCGATGGCAAACAAGACTGCGCGTACGCTATGGGCGCTTCTGGCCCATGGCCAGCTGTACCAGCGTGAACACAACAGCTCGCCGGCGTAG
- a CDS encoding IS110 family RNA-guided transposase, translated as MRAHAERIGFETGAMASWLWHELRRVELPVVCIDARHAHAALSVRMNKSDQNDARGLAELVRVGWYREVKVKSEESQKIRAILVARSRLVSMRRDIENQVRSLIKECGLLFPRAIGQQFRDQVSELLGVDHLLLSVISPLLSIHENVCQQQGKFDNEVRRLAKLDETTRRLMTVPGVGVVTALTFRHTIDDPSRFRSASTVGVYLGLTPRRSQSGETDTNGKISRWGDRLLRTYLFEAATVLTISNQKVVFPQGLGHEARQADRHEEAKVAIARKIAVILHCIWVDGTSFDWGQPKPI; from the coding sequence ATGCGCGCTCATGCCGAGCGTATCGGCTTTGAGACCGGGGCGATGGCGAGTTGGCTATGGCATGAACTCCGCAGGGTTGAGCTTCCGGTGGTCTGCATCGACGCTCGGCATGCGCACGCAGCTTTGTCGGTCCGTATGAACAAGAGCGATCAAAATGATGCACGAGGCCTTGCCGAACTGGTGCGGGTTGGATGGTATCGAGAGGTCAAAGTCAAAAGCGAGGAAAGCCAGAAGATCCGAGCGATCCTCGTCGCCAGATCTCGGCTAGTGTCCATGCGCCGAGACATCGAGAACCAGGTCCGCAGCTTGATCAAGGAATGTGGATTACTATTCCCTCGCGCGATCGGCCAACAGTTCCGCGACCAGGTCAGCGAACTCTTGGGCGTTGATCATTTACTTCTCAGCGTGATATCGCCGCTGCTCTCGATCCATGAGAACGTCTGTCAACAACAGGGTAAGTTCGACAACGAGGTCCGCCGGTTGGCAAAGCTGGACGAGACGACGCGTCGCCTGATGACGGTCCCAGGTGTCGGCGTCGTGACGGCCCTAACGTTCCGCCACACGATCGATGACCCCTCGCGCTTCCGATCGGCTTCGACAGTCGGCGTCTACCTCGGCCTTACGCCGCGGCGCAGCCAGTCCGGCGAAACGGACACCAACGGAAAGATATCTCGATGGGGCGACCGGCTTCTCCGAACTTACTTGTTCGAGGCCGCCACTGTCCTTACTATATCGAACCAAAAAGTGGTCTTCCCTCAAGGCCTGGGGCATGAAGCTCGCCAAGCGGATCGGCATGAGGAGGCAAAGGTCGCCATCGCCCGAAAAATCGCCGTGATTCTCCACTGCATCTGGGTCGATGGCACATCGTTCGACTGGGGCCAGCCGAAGCCAATCTGA
- a CDS encoding IS5 family transposase encodes MTWTEITRCQHDRRELRYASDCTDAEWALIELLMPRPSKVGRPRKTCMRSVWDAIQYIATTGCQWALLPKDFPPFTTVQYYFYGLRDSEALDLINEALVEIARGLAGREPQPTAAIIDSQSVKTTESGGPRGFDAGKKIKGSKRHIVTDTQGNLLSAIVHPANVQDRDGAPAVVTLACASYPTIAHLFADGGYAGEKLEHALRKIDGPTIEIVKRPDDAKGFVIVARRWVVERTLAWLNRCRRLAKDWEASVTSAEAWLLVASTRQLLRRIARSANVKS; translated from the coding sequence ATGACCTGGACCGAAATCACCCGCTGTCAGCATGACAGACGAGAGCTCCGCTATGCAAGCGATTGTACGGATGCGGAATGGGCCTTGATCGAGCTTTTGATGCCAAGGCCGAGCAAGGTCGGTCGCCCGCGCAAGACCTGCATGCGATCGGTATGGGATGCGATCCAGTACATTGCGACGACTGGATGCCAATGGGCGCTTCTGCCGAAGGATTTTCCTCCCTTCACGACGGTCCAGTACTATTTTTATGGCTTGCGCGACAGCGAGGCGTTGGATTTGATCAATGAAGCCTTGGTTGAAATCGCGCGTGGACTTGCTGGACGGGAGCCGCAACCAACGGCGGCGATCATCGACAGTCAATCAGTCAAGACGACCGAGAGCGGAGGGCCGCGCGGCTTTGATGCGGGCAAGAAGATCAAAGGTAGCAAGCGCCACATCGTCACCGATACACAAGGAAATTTGCTGAGCGCCATCGTGCACCCGGCCAATGTTCAGGATCGGGACGGTGCCCCGGCCGTCGTCACTTTGGCGTGTGCGAGTTACCCGACTATTGCACACTTGTTTGCTGACGGCGGCTACGCCGGAGAAAAGCTTGAACACGCACTCCGGAAAATCGACGGGCCCACGATTGAAATTGTCAAACGCCCGGATGACGCAAAAGGCTTCGTTATTGTTGCCCGACGCTGGGTCGTCGAACGCACCTTGGCATGGCTCAACCGCTGCCGACGTCTCGCCAAGGATTGGGAGGCTTCCGTCACCTCGGCTGAAGCATGGCTCCTTGTCGCATCAACCCGACAGCTGCTGCGCCGCATCGCCAGATCGGCCAACGTTAAGTCATGA
- a CDS encoding IS110 family RNA-guided transposase — protein MKHYAGLDVSVKETSLCIVDETGRICREAKLVSHPDDLLAALNDPIWRFDRIGLEAGPLSQWLFSGLAEAGLPVICIETRHAKAFLKAQVNKSDRNDARGIAQMMRVGLFRPVHVKTLISQKRRVLLAGRKLLQEKAIAIENDIRGLLRNFGLKVGIVGVIGFEQRIHELVGGQPELAELMEPLLVARRVLREQFTQLHRKVLLLARESEVCRRLMTIPGVGPVTSLAFISTIDVPARFKSSKAVGPSLGLTPVLNQSGESHRIGRISLCGDEAMRALLYEAAQVMLTRVQKWSWLKAWAMQIAKRRGQQKAIVALARRLAVIMHRMWSDGTEFRWTREATPAAQ, from the coding sequence ATGAAACATTACGCTGGACTGGACGTGTCGGTCAAAGAGACGTCCCTGTGCATTGTCGACGAAACGGGCCGCATTTGCCGGGAAGCGAAGTTGGTGAGTCACCCGGACGATCTTCTTGCTGCACTCAACGATCCGATTTGGCGGTTTGATCGGATTGGGCTCGAGGCTGGACCGCTGTCGCAATGGCTGTTCAGCGGGCTGGCGGAGGCTGGCCTGCCGGTAATCTGCATCGAGACGCGACATGCCAAGGCGTTCCTCAAGGCGCAGGTGAACAAGAGCGACCGCAATGATGCGCGTGGCATTGCGCAGATGATGCGCGTCGGCTTGTTCCGGCCTGTCCACGTCAAGACCCTGATCAGCCAAAAGCGACGGGTCCTGCTTGCCGGTCGCAAGCTGCTTCAGGAGAAGGCCATTGCCATCGAGAATGACATTCGTGGGCTGTTACGCAACTTCGGCTTGAAGGTCGGAATTGTGGGGGTGATCGGCTTTGAACAACGTATCCACGAACTCGTCGGCGGTCAGCCGGAGCTGGCCGAACTCATGGAACCGCTTCTCGTCGCCCGACGCGTTTTACGCGAACAGTTCACACAACTGCATCGCAAAGTGCTTCTACTTGCCCGGGAAAGCGAGGTCTGTCGTCGGTTGATGACGATCCCTGGTGTCGGCCCCGTCACGTCGCTGGCCTTTATCAGCACGATCGACGTTCCCGCCCGCTTCAAGAGTTCGAAAGCCGTCGGGCCGTCCCTTGGATTGACGCCAGTTCTCAACCAGTCCGGCGAAAGCCACCGCATCGGCCGGATTTCGCTGTGCGGTGATGAAGCCATGCGAGCGCTACTCTATGAGGCCGCACAGGTCATGCTGACGCGGGTGCAGAAATGGTCCTGGCTCAAGGCGTGGGCCATGCAGATCGCCAAACGACGCGGGCAGCAGAAGGCGATCGTCGCTTTGGCGCGGCGGCTCGCCGTCATCATGCACCGCATGTGGAGCGACGGAACGGAATTCCGCTGGACACGGGAGGCCACGCCCGCGGCACAATAG
- a CDS encoding recombinase family protein gives MNHEELVPSTKLIAIYARVSTTRQEEEGAVETQLTALRDFARQRGYSIVKEYIDEGWSGDILVRPSLDQLRQDAREKTWQAVLVYDPDRLARRYSYQELVMDELREAEIEIIFVTVSAPKNSEEKILHGVRGLFAEYERAKIAERFRLGKLRKVKEGHILVSEALYGYNYIPKSLLYSAGFSQGLDWVPPWVRYRSRGRASLRDQPYGSPSMGSVERDGTI, from the coding sequence ATGAACCACGAAGAATTGGTACCAAGCACAAAGCTGATTGCAATATACGCGAGGGTCTCGACTACGCGACAAGAGGAGGAGGGAGCCGTCGAGACCCAGTTAACAGCGCTCCGAGATTTCGCTCGTCAGCGCGGTTATAGCATCGTCAAAGAATACATTGATGAGGGCTGGAGTGGAGACATTCTTGTCAGACCGTCGCTGGATCAGCTCCGCCAGGATGCGCGAGAAAAAACATGGCAAGCCGTTTTGGTCTATGACCCTGATCGGCTAGCTCGACGATATTCCTACCAAGAACTGGTGATGGACGAATTGCGAGAGGCCGAAATTGAAATCATATTTGTTACTGTTTCTGCCCCGAAGAATAGCGAAGAGAAAATTTTGCATGGTGTGCGAGGTCTGTTTGCTGAGTATGAGCGCGCAAAAATCGCGGAACGCTTTCGGCTCGGGAAACTTCGCAAAGTAAAAGAGGGCCACATCCTCGTGAGTGAGGCTCTCTATGGCTATAACTACATTCCTAAGAGTCTTCTCTATTCGGCCGGATTTAGTCAAGGGCTTGATTGGGTGCCTCCTTGGGTTCGGTACCGCTCGCGGGGCCGTGCTTCTCTTCGGGATCAGCCGTATGGCTCTCCCAGCATGGGATCAGTAGAACGAGACGGAACAATCTGA
- a CDS encoding zinc ribbon domain-containing protein, whose product MSWERFEAIRTMVSGNVPTGKHHGAPKHGDALLAGLIRCRRCGRKLTLRYSGTRNHIPRYSCNRAWMDNGSSHCSASGSLRVDDAIEERFPAWFALAPSPR is encoded by the coding sequence GTGAGCTGGGAAAGGTTCGAAGCGATCCGCACCATGGTCTCCGGCAACGTTCCAACCGGCAAGCATCACGGCGCGCCCAAGCATGGCGATGCGCTGCTCGCTGGCCTGATCCGCTGCAGGCGCTGCGGCCGGAAGCTGACGCTTCGTTACTCCGGCACACGCAATCACATCCCGCGTTACAGCTGCAACCGGGCCTGGATGGACAATGGTAGTTCCCATTGCAGCGCCTCTGGCAGCCTGCGCGTCGACGACGCCATCGAGGAGCGCTTCCCGGCGTGGTTTGCCTTGGCGCCATCGCCGCGGTGA
- a CDS encoding GmrSD restriction endonuclease domain-containing protein, with protein sequence MTETGNDAPEDYELDLQEGVDDEADNDTEDIVGFNITSYGADYTVDSLVKRLNTGAFFVPPFQRAYIWNQNQASRFIESLLLGLPVPGIFLYKEPDTNKHLIIDGQQRLKTLQYFWSGLFFEKKFRLTNISKKWLGKTYEELEEPDRQKLEDSIVHATIFQQDEPRFGDQSIYYVFERINTGGLRLSSQEIRVCLNYGPFAKMLHDVNAHESWRDIFGSPSKRLKDQELILRFFAFYFSDVTYERPMNVFFNNFMAKNRNLNVRPEAEFVNAFKSSIDFIRNSVGEKAFRPRGTLNAAVFDSVMVATARRLARPIRESAAFGPD encoded by the coding sequence ATGACAGAGACCGGCAACGATGCACCGGAAGACTATGAATTAGATCTTCAAGAAGGCGTTGACGACGAAGCAGACAACGACACTGAGGACATAGTCGGCTTTAACATTACCAGCTATGGCGCGGACTACACGGTCGACTCATTGGTGAAGCGTCTCAATACTGGTGCATTCTTTGTACCCCCGTTTCAGCGCGCATACATTTGGAATCAAAATCAGGCTTCACGATTTATCGAATCTCTGCTGCTTGGCCTCCCTGTGCCGGGCATCTTTCTCTACAAGGAGCCTGACACCAATAAGCATTTGATCATTGATGGACAGCAGCGACTAAAGACGCTTCAGTATTTTTGGTCGGGCTTGTTCTTTGAAAAGAAGTTTAGGCTCACGAATATCAGCAAGAAATGGCTGGGCAAAACGTACGAAGAGCTGGAGGAGCCGGATAGGCAGAAGTTAGAAGATTCGATCGTCCACGCAACCATTTTCCAACAAGACGAGCCAAGATTTGGTGATCAAAGCATCTACTATGTCTTCGAACGAATCAACACCGGAGGGTTGCGACTCTCTTCTCAAGAGATTCGCGTCTGTCTGAACTACGGGCCGTTCGCCAAGATGCTTCACGATGTGAACGCGCATGAATCTTGGCGCGACATTTTTGGAAGCCCGAGCAAGCGCCTCAAAGATCAAGAGCTGATACTTCGATTCTTTGCTTTCTACTTCTCTGACGTAACGTATGAACGCCCCATGAATGTGTTCTTCAATAATTTCATGGCGAAGAACAGAAACCTCAACGTTCGGCCCGAGGCCGAATTCGTAAATGCGTTTAAATCCAGCATCGATTTTATTCGAAACTCCGTCGGAGAAAAGGCCTTTCGACCGCGCGGCACACTCAACGCAGCCGTCTTTGACTCAGTAATGGTCGCTACCGCCAGAAGGCTAGCCCGTCCTATTCGTGAGAGTGCGGCTTTTGGGCCCGATTGA